Proteins encoded in a region of the Paenibacillus sp. W2I17 genome:
- a CDS encoding phage portal protein: MTYKVIVDDKYDITKLVETITLKDSLDQIAYQANIRLAVSASSGLPSISPGMAVRISGVPFGEKSMVHLLHPAVIWEVESSNSGTKRLSLTVYDRMIYLEKSEDEFLLPKDQTATQRLKTYAKEWKIPYATLPETKTKLGKAVYRSQTIFSMMFADLKETAKSGGEMYHPRMTPGGLQLFQVGSNAKVYELDRLIDLTQMRTLEGAVTKVKVMAASESPSGKEVPSKVLAIEQNGVEELGTLQKLVEDDQVKSTTAAKKLAKSHLTGIQETFTISAPDINTIRSGDAVLLKGLKLIVMSVSRDLSAGPGTMTLELGTTELVKRRYYLE, from the coding sequence ATGACCTACAAGGTCATTGTCGACGACAAATACGACATCACCAAGTTGGTGGAGACGATTACGCTGAAGGACTCGCTTGACCAGATTGCCTATCAGGCTAACATCCGGCTGGCGGTGTCTGCATCTTCCGGTCTGCCTTCGATCTCACCGGGCATGGCGGTGCGGATTAGCGGGGTTCCTTTTGGCGAAAAATCCATGGTTCATCTGTTGCATCCTGCGGTCATCTGGGAGGTGGAAAGCTCGAACAGCGGCACCAAGCGGTTGTCTCTCACGGTGTACGACCGAATGATATATCTGGAAAAATCAGAGGACGAGTTCCTGTTGCCTAAGGATCAGACCGCTACGCAACGACTCAAAACCTACGCCAAAGAGTGGAAGATTCCATATGCTACGCTGCCGGAAACCAAGACAAAGCTGGGAAAAGCCGTGTATCGGTCACAGACGATCTTTTCGATGATGTTTGCCGATCTGAAAGAAACGGCGAAGTCCGGCGGGGAAATGTACCATCCACGGATGACACCCGGCGGGTTGCAACTCTTCCAGGTCGGCAGTAATGCGAAGGTTTATGAGCTGGATCGACTGATTGATCTGACCCAGATGCGTACGCTCGAAGGGGCGGTTACCAAAGTTAAAGTGATGGCAGCGTCGGAGTCACCGAGTGGCAAAGAAGTTCCTTCCAAAGTGCTTGCAATTGAGCAGAATGGTGTGGAAGAACTGGGCACATTGCAAAAGCTGGTAGAGGACGATCAGGTGAAATCGACAACTGCCGCGAAAAAACTGGCGAAAAGTCATCTGACGGGTATTCAGGAGACCTTTACGATATCGGCACCGGATATCAATACGATTCGCTCCGGGGACGCAGTGTTGTTGAAAGGACTGAAGCTAATCGTCATGTCGGTCAGCCGTGATCTGTCTGCCGGACCTGGAACGATGACGTTAGAGCTGGGGACGACTGAGCTGGTGAAAAGGAGGTATTACCTTGAATAA
- a CDS encoding DUF2634 domain-containing protein has protein sequence MPSLFPETGVVWGDEEDLSGAASEEVRFGRSWRFDYDVGDFVLTPSGKVAAADAHEAWVQWCIKAVKTPRYRHVIYSRNYGSELEDLVGQGDSRGVMESEITRMVPETLLADPRTESVDQFTFDWNREQCMFSCRVASVQEEMFILESEVI, from the coding sequence ATGCCTAGTTTGTTCCCGGAAACGGGTGTGGTCTGGGGAGATGAGGAGGATCTGTCGGGGGCAGCTTCGGAAGAGGTGCGCTTTGGGCGGAGCTGGCGATTCGATTACGATGTAGGGGATTTTGTATTGACCCCAAGTGGTAAAGTAGCCGCAGCGGATGCACATGAAGCCTGGGTGCAATGGTGCATTAAGGCAGTGAAAACGCCACGTTACAGACATGTGATCTATTCCCGAAACTATGGTTCGGAGCTGGAGGATCTGGTGGGTCAGGGTGATAGCCGAGGTGTGATGGAAAGTGAGATTACCCGGATGGTGCCGGAAACGTTGCTGGCTGATCCACGCACGGAATCGGTAGACCAGTTCACGTTTGATTGGAATCGGGAGCAGTGCATGTTCTCGTGCCGGGTGGCGAGTGTGCAGGAAGAGATGTTTATTCTGGAAAGTGAGGTGATCTGA
- a CDS encoding LysM peptidoglycan-binding domain-containing protein, producing MAFTLKDGGTSFQFPVNPEEVSISRSKGYETINMLEHGEFDFAQGEKVKEITFSSFFPKEYDAFYCMDKEDFPDPRVAMNMLNTFLVSKKPLRFIISETGVNVPVFIVSLNSSFRGGETGDIYFDLTLRTWRDSKVEKVGSAASGGKSGSRTDLKKSSKTYTVKSGDSLSKIAKLELGSSSKWNEIYKLNAKIIGSDPNRIKPGQKLVMP from the coding sequence ATGGCATTTACGCTGAAGGATGGCGGCACTTCATTTCAATTCCCGGTGAACCCGGAAGAGGTGAGTATTTCCAGGTCCAAAGGGTATGAAACGATTAATATGCTGGAGCATGGCGAGTTTGATTTTGCGCAAGGGGAGAAGGTGAAGGAGATCACCTTCTCTTCTTTTTTTCCCAAAGAGTATGATGCCTTCTATTGCATGGACAAAGAAGATTTTCCAGATCCGCGGGTAGCGATGAATATGCTGAATACGTTTCTGGTATCGAAAAAGCCGCTGCGTTTCATCATTTCAGAGACGGGCGTGAACGTGCCTGTTTTTATTGTTTCGCTTAATTCGAGCTTTCGTGGGGGGGAGACAGGGGATATTTATTTCGACCTGACCCTACGCACATGGCGGGATTCCAAGGTGGAAAAGGTGGGCTCTGCGGCATCCGGGGGCAAGTCAGGTTCTCGTACCGATTTGAAAAAGAGTAGCAAGACCTACACCGTCAAATCTGGCGACTCCCTGTCCAAAATAGCAAAGCTTGAGCTGGGTAGCAGTTCCAAATGGAACGAGATCTACAAGCTCAACGCAAAGATCATCGGGAGTGATCCGAACCGGATCAAGCCCGGACAAAAGCTGGTGATGCCATGA
- a CDS encoding baseplate J/gp47 family protein — translation MAEIPRYLEDQTEEQIMQRMLDRLPADLDKSEGSFLWDAEAPVAFMLSEAALWAQELLRRGFASTAASSDPNFRSEELDLRAGEHGITRRAAVAAQGAVRFMGTPGKVVPVGTVVATLADEVSAEASLEYETVGRLELDAEGSGVVGVRALVAGKESNVPAGTVTVLSTPVSGVNSVTNVDVIKGGADIEADTALLERFYAKVRNQGTSGNKSQYVQWASEVPGVGATRVIPLWQGPGTVGLYLLDTDKRAAGTDLVAAVQKYVDPTQDGQGEGVAPAGPVVSVMPAVEVPMNIQVKLTLASDATLADVRALIERGVTAYLKQLAFADPLVRYTRIAAILLDIPPIIDYSELTVNGVSDQNIEMTASQVAVLGTVDVHE, via the coding sequence ATGGCTGAGATTCCGCGTTATTTGGAGGACCAGACGGAGGAACAGATTATGCAGCGTATGCTGGATCGTCTGCCCGCAGATCTGGATAAGTCGGAAGGATCGTTTCTGTGGGATGCGGAGGCTCCGGTTGCGTTTATGCTGTCTGAAGCGGCATTGTGGGCGCAGGAATTACTTCGGCGAGGGTTTGCTAGTACTGCGGCGAGCAGTGATCCGAATTTTCGTTCGGAAGAGCTGGATCTGCGGGCAGGAGAGCACGGCATCACGCGGCGGGCTGCTGTGGCGGCACAAGGTGCAGTGAGGTTCATGGGTACGCCGGGGAAAGTTGTGCCTGTGGGCACGGTCGTGGCAACGCTCGCGGATGAAGTATCTGCTGAAGCTTCGCTCGAATATGAGACAGTGGGACGTTTGGAACTGGATGCAGAGGGGTCCGGGGTGGTAGGCGTGCGAGCGCTTGTTGCCGGAAAAGAAAGCAATGTGCCTGCTGGCACGGTAACTGTGCTTTCTACACCTGTAAGTGGCGTGAATTCTGTCACGAACGTTGATGTGATCAAAGGCGGTGCGGATATTGAGGCCGATACGGCGTTGTTGGAACGCTTTTATGCCAAAGTCCGCAACCAAGGGACAAGCGGCAACAAATCGCAATATGTGCAATGGGCCAGTGAAGTACCAGGTGTTGGTGCAACGCGTGTTATTCCGTTGTGGCAAGGGCCAGGTACGGTTGGATTGTATCTGCTGGACACGGACAAACGTGCTGCGGGTACGGATTTGGTGGCGGCGGTGCAGAAGTACGTAGATCCAACGCAAGATGGACAGGGTGAAGGCGTTGCGCCGGCGGGGCCAGTGGTGTCCGTGATGCCAGCGGTGGAAGTGCCGATGAACATTCAGGTGAAGCTGACTCTTGCCAGTGATGCAACGTTGGCCGATGTACGAGCATTGATCGAACGCGGGGTGACCGCGTATTTGAAGCAGTTGGCTTTTGCCGATCCACTCGTTCGTTACACTCGCATTGCCGCGATTCTGCTGGACATTCCGCCCATTATCGACTATTCGGAGCTTACCGTAAACGGTGTAAGTGACCAGAATATCGAGATGACCGCGAGCCAGGTGGCCGTGCTGGGGACGGTGGATGTTCATGAGTAA